The Aspergillus luchuensis IFO 4308 DNA, chromosome 7, nearly complete sequence genome has a segment encoding these proteins:
- a CDS encoding uncharacterized protein (TransMembrane:1 (o73-95i)), protein MLKSHQNISNQVPRRAAIHGIQHLHTPCTITLEDTLNKQIYMLVNFEVIGVASENYLRANDVWKLDNLLKYRIAAVIIFAMMSLISLPPNCMLTLRLHSPSLLKLWLATW, encoded by the coding sequence ATGCTGAAGTCGCACCAAAACATCTCAAACCAAGTCCCACGACGGGCGGCTATTCACGGCATTCAGCACCTCCACACTCCCTGCACGATCACCCTCGAAGACACGCTCAACAAGCAGATTTATATGCTGGTGAATTTTGAGGTTATCGGAGTGGCTTCAGAGAATTACCTGCGTGCTAACGACGTTTGGAAGCTCGACAACCTACTCAAATATCGTATCGCTGCTGTTATTATCTTTGCTATGATGTCTCTGATATCATTACCCCCCAATTGCATGCTGACGCTACGCCTCCATTCCCCGAGCCTTCTGAAACTATGGTTAGCAACATGGTAG
- a CDS encoding uncharacterized protein (COG:S;~EggNog:ENOG410PHHU;~InterPro:IPR029675;~PFAM:PF04666;~TransMembrane:3 (i12-34o261-285i297-316o);~go_component: GO:0000139 - Golgi membrane [Evidence IEA];~go_function: GO:0016757 - transferase activity, transferring glycosyl groups [Evidence IEA];~go_process: GO:0006506 - GPI anchor biosynthetic process [Evidence IEA]): protein MLLPRRLLRPCSLIFLSTHTCHLLLIFIFLYGLAINLARLTCWRDPTSAFFAEDQAYKPAYSILRTEQANELIQQANSNTLPQHFQTKASAHPTMCVGIASVARKGARYLQGAVGSILEGLTATEREDMYLIIFIAHSDPAEHPAYTEPWLRALADKVLVYDPDVVDIEHIRSLETPEAKKFAREKGLFDYTYLLKECGKQNTSYTVMLEDDVVALDGWYHRTKQALDVAERKAEEEGVEQWLYLRLFYTEIFLGWNSEEWPIYLFFSLLAVSVIVATTTATRYCCPSTARYLSNEIITILSLVVTPLLITLFFAAGRHTMLPIPEGVHAMPKFGCCSQGFVFPQTRIGDLVSWYESNQAGYVDMLTESYADQNGEVRWALTPSVLQHVGSRSSKTNALGKHRERLTMAERIWNFGFEENDPGELRLEHRLRDEGRG, encoded by the exons ATGCTTCTCCCAAGGCGACTCTTACGACCATGTTCCCTCATCTTTCTAAGTACACACACATGCCACCTACTACTCATTTTCATCTTCCTTTACGGCCTAGCAATCAACCTAGCCCGCCTAACATGCTGGCGCGACCCGAcatccgccttcttcgccgaagACCAAGCATACAAGCCCGCCTACTCCATCCTCCGCACAGAACAAGCCAACGAACTCATCCAACaagccaacagcaacaccctcccccagCACTTCCAGACCAAAGCCTCTGCCCATCCCACGATGTGCGTCGGAATCGCCTCAGTAGCACGAAAGGGTGCACGGTACCTCCAGGGCGCAGTCGGCTCCATCCTCGAGGGCCTCACCGcgacagagagagaagacaTGTACcttatcatcttcatcgcgCATTCTGATCCAGCGGAGCATCCAGCGTATACGGAGCCATGGCTCCGTGCTCTCGCTGACAAGGTGCTTGTCTATGATCCGGATGTAGTGGATATAGAACATATTCGCAGTTTGGAGACCCCAGAAGCGAAGAAGTTCGCTCGTGAAAAGGGTCTGTTTGATTATACGTATCTTCTTAAAGAGTGCGGTAAGCAAAATACGTCGTATACGGTTatgctggaagatgatgtcgtTGCTTTGGATGGGTGGTATCATCGGACTAAGCAGGCTTTGGATGTCGCGGAgcggaaggcggaggaggaaggggtggaGCAGT GGCTTTATCTCCGACTCTTCTACACCGAGATATTCCTCGGATGGAACTCAGAAGAGTGGCCCATCtacctcttcttttctctccttgcCGTGTCTGTGATCGTGGCCACAACCACAGCAACCCGATACTGTTGCCCATCTACGGCTAGATACCTCTCGAACGAGATCATAACCATCCTCTCTTTAGTGGtcactcccctcctcatcaccctctTTTTCGCCGCCGGACGGCACACAATGCTCCCAATCCCCGAGGGAGTGCACGCGATGCCCAAGTTCGGCTGCTGCTCTCAGGGGTTCGTCTTTCCACAGACCCGCATTGGAGACTTGGTATCCTGGTATGAGAGTAACCAAGCCGGGTATGTGGATATGCTCACGGAGAGTTACGCCGACCAGAACGGGGAGGTTCGCTGGGCGTTGACGCCTAGTGTATTGCAGCATGTTGGGAGTAGGAGCTCGAAGACGAATGCGCTGGGGAAGCATAGGGAGCGGCTGACGATGGCTGAAAGGATTTGGAATTTTGGGTTCGAGGAGAATGATCCCGGGGAGTTGAGGCTGGAGCATAGACTGCGGGATGAGGGTCGGGGGTAG